Proteins from one Cellulosilyticum lentocellum DSM 5427 genomic window:
- a CDS encoding PTS transporter subunit IIABC, with translation MKNKGISKVFGLLQRVGKAFMLPIALLPAAGILLGVGGALLNVASLENPPAIYQGLISFVNIEAVTAILTVMQKVGGAVFDNLPLLFAIGIAVGLAKSDKGTAGLAGAVGFLIMNTAVSTMLSLGVTPLGVLTPDNIPAEYSSYVTTTLGIFTLNLSVFGGMIAGIIASTLHNKYHKIQLPQVLGFFGGSRFVPIVTSVVMLFVGVLLSFVWPVVQNGIAVIADLVNNSGAMGTFLYGTIERSLIPVGLHHVFYTPFWYTGFVEGTVHLVDGTTMLVNGANTAYFAQLSNMSGLVGADAATMAEVVKGTSRFMAGKFPFMMFGLSGAALAMYKNALPSKKKLVGGLLLSGALTAMITGITEPLEFTFLFVAPVLYAAHAVLAGLSFMLMDIFNVFVGMTFSGGLIDFTLFGLLPAGAGVPTNWIYIVLVGLVFFVLYYVVFNFCIKKFNLKTPGREEDEEDGNAASGDQKGLALAIQVLEHLGGKENITNLDACITRLRVGLSDIKKVNKAALRSLGAAGVMEVGDNVQVIFGGKSDVIKNDILDIIEGKVSAEALAAAKEAIATKEDEKVEIKAEVKEKTQGTSASVEIKMPLTGRLMPITEVPDPVFAEKMMGDGFAIEPTDGKVYSPVSGKVTNVFPTKHAATFETETGHEVLIHFGLDTVKLGGEGFESHIEQGQEVKAGDLILTVDLEKVKAKVPSVITPIVFPNLKENEIVEIVKIGDVEAGAKEAVVIKQI, from the coding sequence ATGAAAAATAAAGGTATAAGTAAAGTTTTTGGCCTTTTACAACGTGTAGGTAAGGCATTCATGTTACCGATTGCACTTTTACCAGCAGCAGGGATCTTACTTGGTGTAGGTGGTGCGTTACTTAACGTAGCATCTCTTGAAAATCCACCAGCTATTTATCAAGGTCTTATTAGCTTTGTTAATATAGAGGCTGTAACAGCTATATTAACAGTTATGCAAAAAGTAGGTGGAGCAGTATTTGACAATTTACCATTGTTATTTGCGATTGGTATTGCTGTAGGATTAGCTAAGTCAGATAAAGGAACAGCTGGTCTTGCAGGAGCTGTTGGTTTCTTAATTATGAATACAGCTGTTTCAACTATGTTATCTTTAGGGGTAACACCATTAGGTGTGTTAACTCCAGACAATATACCAGCAGAGTATAGCTCATATGTAACAACAACACTTGGTATATTTACACTTAATCTTTCTGTATTTGGTGGTATGATTGCAGGTATTATTGCATCGACGCTACATAACAAATATCATAAGATTCAATTACCACAAGTTCTAGGCTTCTTTGGTGGTTCTAGATTTGTTCCAATTGTAACTTCAGTAGTTATGTTATTCGTTGGTGTACTTTTATCATTTGTATGGCCAGTCGTTCAAAATGGTATTGCAGTTATTGCAGATCTTGTTAATAATTCAGGTGCCATGGGAACATTCTTATATGGAACAATTGAACGAAGCCTTATTCCAGTAGGTCTTCATCATGTATTCTATACACCATTCTGGTATACAGGATTCGTGGAAGGTACAGTGCATCTTGTAGACGGTACAACAATGTTAGTTAATGGTGCAAACACAGCATACTTTGCACAACTTTCTAATATGTCAGGTCTAGTAGGTGCAGATGCAGCAACTATGGCTGAAGTTGTAAAAGGTACTTCACGCTTCATGGCTGGTAAATTCCCATTCATGATGTTCGGTCTTAGTGGTGCTGCTTTAGCGATGTACAAAAATGCCCTTCCTTCTAAGAAAAAATTAGTGGGTGGTTTACTTTTATCAGGTGCATTAACAGCAATGATTACAGGGATTACAGAACCTCTTGAGTTCACTTTCTTATTCGTAGCACCAGTATTATATGCAGCTCATGCTGTTTTAGCAGGTTTATCATTCATGTTAATGGATATCTTTAATGTATTTGTGGGTATGACTTTCTCTGGTGGTCTTATTGACTTTACACTATTTGGCCTTCTTCCAGCAGGAGCAGGTGTACCAACCAACTGGATATACATTGTATTAGTAGGTCTTGTATTCTTTGTTCTTTACTATGTAGTATTTAACTTCTGTATTAAGAAATTTAATCTTAAAACACCTGGTCGTGAAGAAGATGAAGAAGATGGGAATGCAGCATCAGGAGATCAAAAAGGACTTGCTCTTGCGATTCAAGTACTTGAACACTTAGGTGGCAAGGAAAATATTACAAACTTAGATGCATGTATCACACGTCTTCGTGTAGGTCTTAGTGACATTAAGAAGGTAAATAAAGCAGCGCTTAGAAGTTTAGGTGCGGCAGGTGTCATGGAAGTTGGAGACAATGTTCAAGTTATCTTTGGTGGAAAATCAGATGTTATCAAAAATGATATTCTAGATATTATTGAAGGTAAAGTAAGTGCTGAAGCACTTGCAGCAGCAAAAGAAGCTATAGCTACTAAAGAAGATGAAAAAGTAGAAATAAAAGCAGAAGTAAAAGAAAAAACACAAGGAACTAGTGCTTCAGTGGAAATTAAAATGCCATTAACAGGGCGTTTAATGCCTATTACAGAAGTACCGGATCCAGTATTTGCAGAAAAAATGATGGGCGATGGTTTTGCCATTGAACCAACAGATGGAAAAGTTTACTCACCAGTGAGTGGTAAAGTGACAAACGTATTTCCAACAAAACATGCAGCTACTTTTGAGACAGAAACAGGTCATGAAGTACTTATTCACTTTGGATTAGATACTGTAAAATTAGGCGGTGAAGGCTTCGAGTCTCATATCGAACAAGGGCAAGAAGTAAAGGCTGGTGACTTGATTTTAACAGTAGATCTTGAAAAAGTTAAGGCAAAAGTACCATCTGTTATTACACCAATTGTTTTCCCAAATCTTAAAGAGAATGAAATAGTTGAGATTGTAAAAATAGGTGATGTAGAAGCAGGTGCCAAAGAAGCTGTTGTAATTAAACAAATATAG
- the ppnP gene encoding pyrimidine/purine nucleoside phosphorylase, translating into MSQFENTTIIKKANVYFKGKVTSHTVILSNGERKTLGIMLPGNYTFSTGDKEIMEVLGGSMDVKLPNSDCFVTYGEGTSFEVEKNSSFDLIIKEVSDYCCSYVKES; encoded by the coding sequence ATGAGCCAATTTGAAAATACAACTATTATTAAGAAAGCAAATGTTTATTTCAAAGGGAAAGTGACAAGCCATACCGTTATTTTATCCAATGGAGAGAGAAAGACATTAGGTATAATGCTTCCAGGTAACTACACTTTTTCTACAGGTGATAAAGAAATCATGGAGGTTTTAGGTGGCTCTATGGATGTGAAATTACCAAATAGTGATTGTTTTGTTACCTATGGAGAAGGTACTAGCTTTGAAGTTGAGAAAAATAGTAGTTTTGATCTTATTATTAAAGAAGTAAGCGACTATTGTTGTTCTTATGTAAAAGAAAGCTGA
- a CDS encoding calcium-translocating P-type ATPase, PMCA-type: MKYFNETSERVLEELKVDSEHGLASGEARARQEKYGKNEFTPGEEETLWDNIKDSLTEPMIIILLVAAAISALVGEFADTIGIVVAVALGITIGIVTEGKSKKAAKALSKLTEDIQVKVVRDGKVTTILKSDIVPGDIVHITTGDMIPADGRMIENVNLKVREDMLTGEADDVSKKADLVVELESIQNNKGETIIQDPVPAKQRNMVFGGTFVAQGTGSFVVTSIGDDTEMGRIAQNLNEDAGETPLQIKLGHLGTTISKVSSAIAGLLFIFMTVRMIMDGSVQPDTSSITGFLSSVDGIKTAFIVCIALIVAAVPEGLPTMINMTLAITMQKMAKINALVTKKEACETIGSISVICSDKTGTLTQNRMTVETVYVGGSYVTEPPKGTPCLFDLNCLLNGTADIEQDGKEFKYLGSATECALLLYYRDRDYREERKNAHIHSQIPFDSKLKRMSTVIKHEGKSAVLVKGAPEVLLESCAFVQEGTEIVPLTEEKKKVLLAGIEKLQVKAMRALGFAFKYLTEEEVSRAIAEDGTINEPKLLEEQLVFNAFVGIRDPLREDVIEAVKTAAKAGITTKMLTGDNINTAKAIGAELGLLEGGKIAVESSYIDTLTDEELREEIKNINIVARSKPDTKMRIVTALQENGEVVGVTGDGINDAPALHKADVGIAMGIAGTEVSKNAADIILTDDSFSTIVRGIQWGRGIYENFQRFIQFQLTVNVVAFLIAVISQILDQPMPFTTIQLLWVNIIMDGPPALALGLEPVRRSVLSRKPVNRNSSIITKTMLKSIITNAVIISAIILVQMIFNPLGADTTVMPNGASEMETVLFGLFAFFALFNAFNCREIGSGSIIPHFFANTIALKVISITAVAQLIFTQVFTDFFNAVPLSAVMWGKVILTAALIVVINEIGKAVIRAFSSNKKEKEVAKVNA, from the coding sequence ATGAAATACTTCAATGAAACATCAGAAAGAGTATTAGAAGAGCTCAAGGTAGACTCGGAGCATGGGCTTGCCAGTGGGGAAGCCAGAGCGCGCCAAGAAAAATATGGCAAAAATGAATTTACTCCAGGGGAAGAAGAAACACTATGGGATAATATTAAAGATAGTTTGACAGAACCTATGATTATTATCTTGCTTGTAGCAGCTGCTATAAGTGCCCTTGTAGGAGAATTTGCAGATACTATTGGTATCGTAGTGGCTGTAGCTTTGGGTATTACAATTGGTATTGTAACAGAAGGTAAATCTAAAAAAGCAGCTAAAGCGCTTTCTAAACTAACTGAAGACATTCAAGTAAAAGTAGTTAGAGATGGTAAAGTCACTACTATTTTAAAATCAGATATTGTACCAGGTGACATTGTTCATATTACAACAGGGGACATGATTCCAGCTGATGGGCGTATGATTGAAAATGTTAACTTAAAAGTAAGAGAAGATATGTTAACAGGTGAAGCCGACGATGTTAGTAAAAAAGCAGACCTTGTAGTAGAACTTGAAAGTATTCAAAATAATAAAGGTGAAACCATTATTCAAGATCCAGTGCCAGCTAAACAAAGAAACATGGTATTTGGTGGTACTTTCGTAGCACAAGGTACAGGGAGCTTTGTTGTAACATCTATTGGTGATGATACTGAGATGGGACGTATTGCACAAAACCTTAATGAAGATGCAGGTGAAACACCTCTTCAAATTAAACTTGGTCATTTAGGGACTACGATTTCTAAGGTGTCAAGTGCAATTGCTGGCCTACTCTTCATCTTCATGACTGTAAGAATGATTATGGATGGTTCAGTACAACCTGATACTTCAAGCATTACCGGTTTCTTAAGCTCAGTAGATGGTATTAAAACAGCCTTCATTGTATGTATTGCCCTTATTGTAGCAGCTGTACCAGAAGGTTTACCAACGATGATTAATATGACACTTGCTATTACTATGCAAAAGATGGCTAAGATTAATGCATTAGTAACTAAGAAAGAAGCTTGTGAAACAATAGGTTCTATTTCTGTTATTTGTTCAGATAAAACAGGTACACTTACACAAAACCGAATGACAGTAGAAACAGTGTATGTGGGTGGTTCTTATGTAACAGAGCCTCCAAAAGGAACACCATGTTTATTTGACCTTAACTGCTTATTAAATGGAACAGCTGATATTGAGCAAGATGGTAAAGAGTTTAAATACTTAGGTAGTGCTACAGAGTGTGCGCTTCTTTTATATTATCGTGATAGAGACTACCGTGAAGAAAGAAAAAATGCACATATTCACTCACAAATACCTTTTGATTCTAAGCTTAAACGTATGTCTACTGTTATTAAGCATGAAGGTAAAAGTGCAGTACTTGTAAAAGGTGCACCTGAAGTACTTCTTGAGTCTTGTGCTTTTGTTCAAGAAGGGACAGAAATTGTACCACTTACAGAAGAAAAGAAAAAAGTATTATTAGCTGGTATTGAAAAACTACAAGTAAAAGCTATGCGTGCACTTGGTTTTGCTTTTAAATATTTAACAGAGGAAGAAGTAAGCAGAGCTATTGCAGAAGACGGTACCATTAATGAACCAAAATTATTAGAAGAGCAGTTAGTATTCAATGCCTTTGTAGGTATTCGTGATCCACTTAGAGAGGATGTTATTGAGGCTGTTAAAACAGCAGCTAAAGCAGGCATTACAACTAAAATGCTTACAGGTGATAACATCAATACAGCAAAAGCTATTGGTGCAGAGCTTGGTCTTTTAGAAGGTGGCAAAATTGCTGTTGAATCTTCTTATATTGATACTTTAACAGATGAAGAATTACGTGAAGAAATTAAAAACATTAATATCGTAGCACGTTCTAAACCAGATACCAAAATGAGAATTGTAACAGCACTTCAAGAAAATGGAGAAGTTGTTGGTGTGACAGGTGATGGTATTAATGATGCACCAGCGCTTCATAAAGCAGACGTAGGTATTGCTATGGGTATTGCTGGTACTGAAGTAAGTAAAAATGCTGCAGATATTATTTTAACAGATGATAGCTTTAGTACGATTGTAAGAGGAATACAATGGGGACGTGGTATTTATGAAAACTTCCAACGTTTCATTCAATTCCAGCTTACAGTTAACGTTGTTGCATTCCTAATTGCAGTTATATCTCAAATATTGGATCAACCAATGCCATTTACAACAATTCAACTTTTATGGGTAAATATTATCATGGATGGACCTCCTGCATTAGCATTAGGACTAGAGCCAGTAAGACGTTCTGTTCTTAGCAGAAAACCAGTTAACAGAAATAGTAGTATTATTACCAAGACCATGCTTAAGTCGATTATTACTAATGCAGTCATCATCTCTGCTATTATCTTAGTTCAAATGATCTTTAATCCATTAGGAGCAGATACAACAGTAATGCCTAATGGTGCATCTGAAATGGAAACAGTATTATTTGGTCTTTTTGCATTCTTTGCATTGTTTAATGCTTTTAACTGTAGAGAAATTGGTTCAGGAAGTATTATACCTCATTTCTTTGCAAATACAATTGCATTAAAAGTAATTAGTATTACAGCAGTAGCACAATTAATCTTCACACAAGTATTTACAGATTTCTTTAATGCTGTACCACTAAGTGCTGTAATGTGGGGCAAGGTTATTTTAACAGCAGCACTTATAGTAGTAATCAATGAAATTGGTAAAGCTGTGATTAGGGCTTTCTCTTCAAATAAAAAAGAGAAAGAAGTAGCTAAAGTAAACGCATAA
- a CDS encoding DUF3160 domain-containing protein, with amino-acid sequence MKRRWLLRIGAIVLTSTQLLSLLGCTREEPQTFSELVNSSTSNKEALKVTETGSIMQLSALPEKYIADYNYKDITCVPQVEQMPVADDFSNVINFDQFEGFTSNQLQMLKENGFVVMQPRAEYPYLKLHQVYEGGQYTKTPLFITTDAVLNLYHIFYSESLKGLEASELNEELNRFTGIMLKESLAVYENPENASIKKQLLRITACYGVANKLLGENTKLPDEVQSLVDEEVNLINTAKELTTSPITGKKLDYTQYTVRGHYTNAERLTRYFKAMMWYGQAGFEMIDSNRKFSLENTQLSLMMSLLILNSKEATASWDRIYTATSIYVGAADDLTLYDIQPVIKKVYGEKVGLLSFMDSSKETSLRNEIEGLRTPEIQNKLVITQGVATGMQFRVMGQRYTIDADIMQNLMEPFLRPVPSGLDVTAALGSERSEELVLKYYKPNEKWENYLPTLKNLQDKCKVLSNKAWEANLYSGWVWAISSATKSFEKIEGMPSFMRNEAWTDKSIHTALGSYAELKHDTVLYSKQPVAEMGGPPENMPYIYVEPNIEVYAKLLSLTENTMTSLSSRNLLRDETKEVLERIQKDLKIILSCAKKELTNETFTAEEYDRLSSFGGMVDSVSTQLASMNMSIDAATTENYTSAVISDVATILDAGNYLELGSGLPYEIYVICPYKGKLFLAQGATFSYYEFLSDTRLTDEEWHKLLGIEKSINKEYGFESITMTTPTEGLKDLVPEWTKSFVSTEPNKVTTTSVEVIWDDAMLPDNPTPGPDGLYDY; translated from the coding sequence ATGAAAAGGCGCTGGCTTTTGCGGATAGGAGCTATAGTTTTAACAAGTACACAGCTTCTATCCCTATTAGGTTGCACTAGGGAGGAGCCTCAAACGTTTTCGGAGCTAGTTAACTCCAGTACGAGTAACAAAGAGGCTTTAAAGGTAACGGAAACAGGTTCAATTATGCAGCTTTCAGCTTTACCAGAGAAATACATAGCGGATTACAATTATAAAGATATTACGTGTGTACCACAGGTGGAGCAAATGCCTGTAGCAGATGATTTTTCTAATGTCATCAACTTTGATCAATTTGAAGGCTTTACCTCTAATCAATTACAAATGCTTAAAGAAAATGGCTTTGTAGTGATGCAACCTAGGGCTGAATATCCATACTTAAAATTGCATCAAGTGTATGAAGGAGGACAGTATACCAAGACACCTTTATTTATTACAACTGATGCGGTACTTAACTTATATCATATTTTTTATAGCGAAAGCCTAAAGGGGTTAGAAGCTTCTGAGCTTAATGAGGAACTTAATCGATTTACTGGTATTATGCTCAAAGAAAGTTTGGCTGTATATGAGAATCCGGAGAATGCTAGTATTAAGAAACAACTTTTGAGAATTACAGCTTGCTATGGAGTAGCTAATAAGCTTCTAGGAGAAAATACCAAGCTTCCCGATGAAGTGCAAAGTCTTGTAGATGAAGAAGTAAATTTAATAAATACAGCTAAAGAACTAACTACTTCTCCTATTACAGGTAAAAAGTTAGATTATACCCAGTATACAGTAAGAGGTCATTATACAAATGCAGAGAGATTAACTCGTTATTTTAAAGCAATGATGTGGTATGGGCAAGCTGGCTTTGAAATGATTGACAGTAATAGAAAATTTAGTTTAGAAAACACCCAACTTTCTTTAATGATGAGTTTACTTATTCTTAATTCAAAAGAAGCTACTGCAAGTTGGGACCGAATTTATACGGCAACTTCTATTTATGTAGGGGCAGCTGATGATTTAACCTTATACGATATACAGCCAGTTATTAAAAAGGTGTATGGTGAAAAGGTAGGTCTACTGAGTTTTATGGATTCATCAAAGGAAACTTCATTAAGAAATGAAATAGAAGGTCTAAGGACTCCTGAGATCCAAAATAAATTAGTAATAACTCAAGGAGTAGCTACAGGGATGCAGTTCCGTGTTATGGGGCAACGTTATACCATAGATGCTGATATTATGCAAAATTTAATGGAGCCATTTTTAAGACCTGTACCTTCAGGTTTAGATGTGACAGCAGCATTAGGTAGTGAACGTTCTGAAGAATTAGTATTAAAATACTATAAGCCAAATGAAAAGTGGGAGAATTATTTACCTACTTTAAAGAACCTGCAAGACAAATGCAAGGTACTTTCAAACAAAGCATGGGAAGCAAACTTATATTCAGGATGGGTATGGGCGATTTCCTCTGCTACAAAGTCTTTTGAGAAGATAGAAGGTATGCCGAGCTTTATGAGGAATGAAGCGTGGACTGATAAGAGTATTCATACAGCTTTAGGTAGCTACGCTGAGTTAAAGCATGATACAGTCCTTTATTCAAAACAACCTGTAGCAGAAATGGGTGGACCACCAGAGAATATGCCTTATATTTATGTAGAACCAAATATTGAAGTTTATGCTAAGCTTTTAAGTCTTACAGAAAATACAATGACTAGCTTATCTTCAAGAAATCTCTTAAGAGATGAGACGAAAGAGGTTCTTGAACGTATCCAGAAAGATTTAAAAATTATTTTAAGTTGTGCCAAAAAAGAATTAACTAATGAAACGTTTACAGCTGAAGAATATGATCGTCTAAGTTCTTTTGGCGGTATGGTAGATTCAGTAAGTACCCAGCTAGCAAGTATGAATATGTCTATTGATGCAGCTACTACTGAGAATTATACATCTGCTGTGATTTCCGATGTAGCTACAATTTTGGATGCCGGAAATTATCTAGAATTAGGTTCAGGTTTGCCTTATGAAATTTATGTTATTTGTCCTTATAAAGGAAAACTTTTTTTAGCACAAGGAGCTACTTTTAGTTACTATGAATTCTTATCAGATACAAGATTAACAGATGAAGAGTGGCATAAGTTATTAGGAATTGAAAAAAGCATTAACAAGGAATATGGCTTTGAAAGTATTACAATGACTACCCCAACAGAAGGACTTAAAGATTTAGTACCTGAATGGACAAAATCTTTTGTATCTACAGAGCCTAACAAGGTAACGACTACCAGTGTAGAAGTCATTTGGGATGATGCTATGTTACCTGATAATCCAACACCAGGACCAGATGGTTTATATGATTATTAA
- a CDS encoding Gfo/Idh/MocA family protein, with product MKIAILGAGNIASVMAKTIGQMEEASCYAVAARDYTRAKEFAEEYGFQKAYGSYEEMVQDQEVELVYIATPHSHHYEHAKLCLEYGKHVLCEKAFTVNEKEARALISLAREKKILLAEAIWTRYMPSRKRINEVLASGIIGTPHTLTANLGYVIADKPRIIEPSLAGGALLDIGIYPINFALMAFGDDIESISSAAVLSNTGVDLQNSITFKYKDGKMAILNSTTLALTNREGIISGDKGYMVVENINNCERIRIFSHDRKEIENFIMPKQISGYEYEVRACIKAIKEGKLECEEMPHIDTLRVLEIMDQLRKEWGVSYPQEEC from the coding sequence ATGAAGATTGCTATTTTAGGGGCAGGGAATATTGCAAGTGTTATGGCTAAAACAATAGGTCAAATGGAAGAGGCAAGCTGTTATGCAGTAGCAGCCAGAGATTACACACGTGCCAAAGAGTTTGCGGAGGAATATGGCTTTCAAAAAGCTTATGGTTCCTATGAAGAAATGGTACAAGATCAAGAAGTAGAACTTGTTTATATTGCTACACCTCATTCACACCACTATGAGCATGCTAAGCTTTGTTTAGAATATGGCAAGCATGTATTATGTGAAAAGGCTTTTACAGTTAATGAAAAAGAAGCTAGGGCTCTTATAAGTCTAGCAAGAGAAAAGAAGATACTTTTAGCAGAAGCTATTTGGACCAGATATATGCCATCTAGAAAACGTATTAATGAAGTATTAGCAAGTGGCATCATTGGAACACCACATACACTTACTGCTAATTTAGGTTATGTCATTGCAGATAAACCAAGAATTATTGAACCAAGCTTAGCAGGTGGTGCTTTATTAGATATTGGTATTTATCCTATAAACTTTGCACTAATGGCCTTTGGTGATGACATAGAAAGTATAAGTTCAGCAGCAGTTTTATCAAATACAGGTGTCGATTTGCAAAATAGTATTACTTTTAAATACAAAGATGGTAAAATGGCTATTTTAAATAGTACAACTTTAGCCTTGACCAATCGAGAGGGTATTATTTCTGGAGATAAAGGTTATATGGTAGTCGAAAATATCAATAACTGTGAACGTATCCGCATTTTTTCTCATGATCGAAAAGAAATTGAGAACTTTATTATGCCAAAACAAATTTCAGGCTATGAATATGAGGTAAGAGCTTGTATTAAAGCAATTAAAGAAGGCAAGCTAGAATGTGAAGAAATGCCACATATAGATACACTACGTGTATTAGAAATTATGGATCAGCTTAGAAAAGAATGGGGTGTTTCCTATCCTCAAGAAGAATGTTAA
- a CDS encoding lysoplasmalogenase produces MGTVLCRRIFKVLTSLLFIGTAMVSSKRNLAHKVYHYWIISGLVLSTFGDVFLAFSGRNNFLLGVACFIVAHICYIIAFSCLRGINKEDFLRFGILLIPLIIILLVGKFEFKGMLPLVMGYMFIIGFMVVKAISLKRYYQDSKVAVTLTIVGALLFLISDGILLFKIFGVEGLRYGDFFNSLTYYVGQELLAISLAWPIAIREEC; encoded by the coding sequence ATGGGAACTGTACTTTGTAGAAGAATTTTTAAGGTACTTACGAGTTTATTATTTATAGGCACAGCAATGGTAAGTAGTAAAAGAAACTTGGCTCATAAAGTATATCACTATTGGATAATAAGTGGTCTTGTACTTTCAACGTTTGGAGATGTATTTTTGGCCTTTTCTGGGAGAAACAATTTTTTATTAGGAGTAGCGTGTTTTATTGTAGCTCATATATGCTATATCATAGCATTTTCTTGTTTGAGAGGAATAAACAAAGAAGATTTTTTGCGTTTTGGAATCCTACTTATACCTTTGATAATAATCCTATTGGTAGGTAAATTTGAATTTAAAGGAATGTTGCCATTGGTAATGGGTTATATGTTTATTATAGGATTTATGGTAGTAAAAGCTATTTCTCTTAAGCGATATTATCAGGATAGTAAAGTGGCTGTTACATTAACAATAGTGGGAGCTTTATTATTTTTAATTTCTGATGGTATTTTATTATTTAAGATATTTGGAGTAGAAGGGCTTCGATATGGGGATTTTTTTAATTCATTAACCTACTATGTTGGTCAGGAATTATTGGCTATTAGCTTGGCGTGGCCGATTGCTATTAGGGAAGAGTGTTAA
- a CDS encoding RelA/SpoT domain-containing protein encodes MITDFNLDEFLLKYPYTLKLIEENKIDIATLSSIYEDYITHMDAYQNHGDFIANILRSQESIHTVKSRMKEPDRLIEKVIRKVADRKLKYGEEFQFTVENYKDEINDLIGIRVIHIFKEQWQEIHEYIVSTWNVIEITANVREGDNVDVFKNLDIEVRSRASGYRSVHYLVEFYPTNQRVIAEIQVRTIFEEGYGEIDHRLRYSHIEIPEILKSNLLLFNRIIGSADEMASLINTLSKEWCEKEVTYQRIIEEQRLEIERLKK; translated from the coding sequence ATGATAACAGACTTTAATCTAGATGAATTTTTACTGAAGTATCCTTATACTTTGAAATTGATTGAAGAGAATAAAATAGATATAGCCACTCTATCGTCTATTTATGAAGATTATATTACTCATATGGATGCTTATCAAAATCATGGTGATTTTATTGCTAACATTCTTCGATCCCAAGAAAGTATTCATACGGTTAAATCAAGAATGAAAGAACCTGATAGACTGATTGAAAAAGTGATTAGAAAAGTGGCAGACAGGAAGCTGAAGTATGGAGAAGAATTTCAGTTTACAGTAGAGAATTATAAAGACGAAATTAATGATTTGATAGGTATAAGAGTTATCCATATCTTCAAGGAACAGTGGCAGGAAATTCATGAATACATTGTTAGTACTTGGAATGTTATAGAAATTACTGCCAATGTAAGAGAGGGAGACAATGTGGATGTCTTTAAAAACCTGGATATAGAAGTAAGGTCAAGAGCCTCGGGATATAGGTCAGTACATTATCTAGTGGAGTTCTACCCAACCAATCAAAGAGTGATTGCAGAAATTCAAGTAAGAACTATTTTTGAGGAGGGGTATGGGGAGATTGACCATAGATTACGATATTCTCATATAGAAATTCCGGAGATTCTTAAATCCAACTTACTTTTGTTTAATCGTATTATAGGCAGTGCAGACGAAATGGCCTCTCTTATTAATACACTTAGTAAAGAGTGGTGTGAGAAAGAAGTCACTTATCAAAGAATTATAGAAGAACAGAGACTAGAGATTGAAAGATTAAAGAAATAG